Proteins from a single region of Gallaecimonas xiamenensis 3-C-1:
- a CDS encoding ABC transporter permease has translation MFSYYLRLAWLSFKGSPVMSSLMVMAIAVGVGVAMSTLTLQYVMSSNALADKNDQLYYVQLDVRPVDNDGDRRTRNGLPDQLAYPDAEGLLQSDIPTYQVAMHQWGGTITSPNPDIRPALISLRVTTRDFFALFDVPLLQGSTWDKSADTQGQYQVVLGKRTSQQMFGDTNPVGQSVEINGHPYQVVGVAADFEPAPSVQDLTVGSFGGNADAYVPFGLHRPLSLMPWGNTSCMGGGNDEGRPEGYEGMLQSNCIWLQYWVQLDSPEQKARYQQFLANYYQDQKKQGRFERDHGEALSTPAQWLYQNRVVGNDTQLLTWLAFAFLLVCIINTIALLLAKFLRMAPQAGVRRALGASRGAVFTQHLIESGLVGAIGGVLGIGLALLGLVAIRQLVAPSMAAIVHMDPLMICVTAGLALVASLLAGVYPAWRISSTTPAYYLKTQ, from the coding sequence ATGTTCAGTTATTACCTGCGCCTGGCCTGGCTGTCCTTCAAGGGCTCGCCGGTGATGTCCAGCCTGATGGTCATGGCCATCGCCGTGGGGGTGGGGGTGGCCATGAGCACCCTGACCCTGCAATACGTGATGTCCTCCAACGCCCTGGCCGACAAGAACGACCAGCTCTACTATGTGCAGCTGGATGTGCGCCCGGTCGACAACGATGGCGACCGGCGCACCCGTAACGGCCTGCCGGACCAGTTGGCCTACCCGGACGCCGAAGGATTGCTGCAATCGGACATCCCCACCTACCAGGTGGCCATGCACCAATGGGGCGGCACTATCACCTCCCCCAACCCCGATATCCGTCCGGCGCTGATCTCTCTGCGGGTCACCACCCGCGACTTCTTCGCCCTGTTCGACGTGCCCCTGCTCCAGGGCAGCACCTGGGACAAGAGCGCCGACACCCAGGGCCAGTACCAGGTGGTGCTGGGCAAGCGCACCAGCCAGCAGATGTTCGGTGACACCAACCCCGTGGGCCAGTCGGTGGAGATCAACGGCCATCCCTACCAGGTGGTAGGGGTAGCGGCCGACTTTGAACCGGCCCCCTCGGTACAGGACCTGACCGTTGGGTCCTTCGGCGGCAACGCCGACGCCTATGTGCCCTTCGGCCTGCACCGGCCCCTGAGTTTGATGCCCTGGGGCAACACGAGCTGCATGGGTGGCGGCAATGACGAGGGCCGCCCCGAAGGTTATGAAGGCATGCTGCAATCGAACTGCATCTGGCTGCAATACTGGGTGCAGCTGGACAGCCCAGAGCAAAAGGCCCGCTACCAGCAGTTCCTGGCCAACTACTACCAGGACCAGAAAAAGCAGGGCCGCTTCGAGCGTGACCACGGCGAGGCCCTGTCCACCCCGGCCCAATGGCTGTACCAGAACCGGGTGGTGGGTAACGACACCCAACTGCTAACCTGGCTGGCCTTCGCCTTCCTGCTTGTGTGCATCATCAACACCATCGCCCTGCTGCTGGCCAAGTTCCTGCGCATGGCCCCCCAAGCCGGAGTGCGCCGCGCCCTGGGTGCCAGCCGTGGCGCCGTCTTCACCCAGCACCTGATTGAAAGCGGCCTGGTGGGCGCCATCGGTGGCGTACTGGGTATTGGCCTGGCCCTGCTGGGGCTGGTGGCCATTCGCCAGCTGGTGGCTCCCAGCATGGCCGCCATAGTGCACATGGACCCGCTGATGATCTGTGTCACCGCCGGCCTGGCCCTGGTGGCCAGCCTCTTGGCCGGTGTCTACCCGGCTTGGCGGATCAGCAGCACCACCCCGGCCTACTACCTCAAGACCCAATAA